From Triticum aestivum cultivar Chinese Spring chromosome 4A, IWGSC CS RefSeq v2.1, whole genome shotgun sequence, a single genomic window includes:
- the LOC123084761 gene encoding nuclear pore complex protein NUP96 yields MAVDAMFPVLRFSDYFTRPSVEELVEREAADPGYCSRVPDFVVGRARYGQVKFSGSTDVRGLDLNEIVKFGRHSVVVYRDEAGKPVVGHGLNKAAEVTLKLDLDTLPKPGLLVELLRCRAKKQGARFLSFNPVSGNWKFEVDHFSRFGLVDEEEDDVAMDEPVVRPPIAEARDPPSNGHELELSHSLPAHLGLDPAKMQEMRMALFPNDDEDEDMEDGFPSDRRHLSRERMSVDSPNTSGKGQRMRSLSPLHGSSQKFGRRSGVLARKEPHALLEYNVNSTEVGPSSHGILMSGKNKGFPVRMAKVEGFKLPAEQATPVAGKVYSNCVVDAALFMGRSFRVGWGPNGILLHSGSPVNTPGTGLSSVIHIEKVAGDKVVRDEQNKVKEELAELCFSDPMDLHKRLDREILETESDSFKLKLQKVVASRLVLPDICRSYIDIIERQLEISDLSMSSRVLLMHQVTVWELIRVLFSEREAGNQLEFCGDEDQEGMILDKKEGSVNIDPDALPLVRRADFSNWLQDSVCHRVQGEVGSLSDARYLEHIVLHLTGRQLDTATEIAASKGDVRLAVLLSQAGGSMLNRSDVAQQLDLWKINGLDFDYIEEDRLKIYELLAGNIQSALLDSPIDWKRYLGLIMWYQLSPDTSLDMIIRCYHQLLGEGKVPNPVPVYIDEGPLEDALQWSPGDRFDISFYLMLLHANQDEKFGLLKTMFSAFSSSYDPMDYHMIWHQRSILEAIGAFSTNDLHVLDLSFVHQLLCLGKCHWAIYVILHMPHLDDAPYIHEKLIREILSQYCEIWSKDGAQRQYIAELGIPAEWIHEALALYHEYYGDRQGALGNYIQCGNWKKAHTIFMTSVAHSLFLSSKHQEIFDITSALENHKSEIADWDVGAAIYIDYFNIKNCMQEESTMDDDSDPLESKNELCKSFFDRLNDSLGIWGSKLPIEARACFSKMAEELCELLMSSPGEGSAPDLFMSCFQTMLNAPVPTDNRASYLQEAVSVFTDILCGDSL; encoded by the exons ATGGCTGTCGACGCCATGTTCCCCGTCCTGCGCTTCTCCGACTACTTCACTCGGCCGTCGGTCGAGGAGTTGGTCGAGAGGGAGGCGGCTGACCCGGGCTACTGCAGCAGGGTTCCAGATTTCGTCGTCGGCAGGGCGAGGTATGGGCAGGTGAAGTTCTCTGGCAGCACCGATGTGAGGGGGCTGGACCTGAACGAAATCGTCAAGTTTGGCCGCCATTCTGTGGTGGTTTACCGGGACGAGGCTGGCAAACCGGTCGTAGGGCACGGCCTCAATAAAGCTGCAGAGGTGACCCTGAAGCTGGATTTGGATACACTTCCGAAACCCGGCCTCCTAGTTGAGTTGCTACGGTGCCGCGCGAAGAAGCAAGGTGCTAGGTTTCTCTCATTCAATCCTGTGAGTGGTAACTGGAAGTTCGAGGTCGATCACTTCAGTAGGTTTGGGCTtgtggacgaggaggaggatgatgtTGCCATGGATGAGCCGGTTGTACGGCCACCGATTGCTGAAGCAAGAGACCCACCTTCAAATGGGCATGAACTGGAGCTTTCGCATTCGTTGCCTGCTCATCTTGGGCTTGACCCTGCAAAGATGCAGGAAATGCGGATGGCATTGTTTCCCAATGATGACGAAGACGAAGACATGGAGGATGGCTTTCCATCTGATCGCAGACACCTCAGCAGAGAAAGGATGAGTGTGGATTCACCCAACACAAGTGGTAAAGGTCAGAGGATGAGGTCTCTCTCTCCTTTGCATGGTTCTTCTCAGAAATTTGGAAGGAGGTCTGGTGTGCTCGCAAGGAAAGAACCACATGCACTGCTGGAATACAATGTAAATTCTACAGAGGTTGGTCCATCTTCTCATGGTATTCTCATGTCTGGAAAAAACAAGGGATTTCCGGTCAGAATGGCCAAGGTAGAAGGCTTCAAACTACCAGCTGAGCAAGCAACTCCTGTTGCTGGAAAAGTATATTCTAACTGCGTAGTGGATGCTGCTTTATTTATGGGTAGATCATTTCGAGTTGGTTGGGGACCAAATGGCATCCTTCTCCATTCTGGTAGTCCTGTTAATACTCCTGGAACTGGCCTTTCTTCTGTTATTCACATAGAGAAAGTTGCAGGTGATAaagttgtgcgtgatgagcagaacaaagttaaagaggagctggcAGAACTATGTTTCTCGGATCCAATGGACCTCCATAAGAGGCTTGACCGCGAAATTCTGGAAACTGAGTCTGACTCGTTTAAATTAAAGCTTCAGAAAGTTGTGGCAAGTCGTTTGGTTTTGCCAGATATTTGCAGATCATACATTGATATCATCGAAAGGCAGCTTGAAATCAGTGATTTATCCATGTCTTCACGTGTGCTGTTAATGCATCAAGTTACGGTTTGGGAGCTAATTAGGGTCCTGTTCTCTGAGAGAGAAGCTGGCAACCAGTTGGAATTTTGTGGTGATGAGGATCAGGAGGGCATGATTTTGGATAAGAAAGAAGGTTCTGTGAACATTGACCCTGATGCACTTCCTTTGGTTAGGAGAGCAGACTTTAGCAATTGGTTACAGGACAGTGTTTGTCATCGGGTACAAGGAGAGGTGGGTTCTTTAAGTGATGCCAGATACTTGGAGCATATTGTTCTGCATTTGACTGGTCGACAATTGGACACAGCCACAGAAATTGCTGCTTCAAAGGGAGATGTCCGCTTGGCAGTCCTGCTAAGCCAGGCAGGTGGATCGATGTTAAATCGCTCGGATGTTGCTCAGCAGCTGGATCTGTGGAAAATAAATGGTCTGGACTTCGATTATATTGAGGAAGACAGGTTAAAGATATACGAGTTGCTTGCTGGTAACATACAAAGCGCTTTACTTGATTCACCAATCGACTGGAAAAGGTACCTTGGTTTAATCATGTGGTATCAGTTGTCACCAGATACATCACTTGATATGATCATTCGGTGTTATCACCAACTACTTGGCGAGGGCAAAGTTCCAAATCCTGTTCCTGTATATATCGATGAAGGACCTCTTGAGGACGCACTTCAGTGGTCCCCAGGTGACCGATTTGACATATCTTTTTATTTAATGCTTCTTCATGCAAACCAAGATGAGAAGTTTGGGCTTCTAAAGACTATGTTCAGTGCATTCTCGTCATCATATGATCCCATGGACTACCATATGATCTGGCATCAACGATCTATTCTCGAAGCTATTGGTGCTTTCAGTACAAATGATCTTCATGTACTGGATTTGAGTTTTGTCCATCAGTTACTATGTCTTGGGAAGTGCCATTGGGCTATCTACGTCATTCTGCATATGCCACATCTGGATGATGCCCCTTACATCCACGAAAAATTAATCAGGGAAATTTTGTCGCAGTATTGTGAGATATGGAGCAAAGATGGGGCTCAGAGGCAATATATTGCAGAACTTGGTATACCAGCAGAATGGATACATGAGGCTCTG GCTCTTTATCACGAATACTATGGAGATCGACAAGGTGCACTGGGGAATTATATTCAATGCGGCAATTGGAAGAAAGCTCATACCATTTTCATGACATCTGTTGCTCATTCTTTGTTTCTGTCAT CCAAACATCAAGAAATATTCGACATTACAAGTGCTTTGGAGAATCACAAATCTGAAATTGCTGACTGGGACGTTGGTGCTGCAATATACATAGACTATTTCAACATAAAAAACTGCATGCAAGAAGAAAGTACTATGGACGATGATTCA GATCCACTTGAGAGTAAAAATGAATTGTGCAAGAGTTTCTTCGATCGATTAAATGACTCGCTGGGTATCTGGGGAAGCAAATTACCCATTGAGGCAAG GGCATGCTTCTCGAAGATGGCAGAGGAGCTCTGCGAGCTTCTAATGAGCTCCCCCGGCGAGGGCTCGGCGCCAGATCTCTTCATGAGCTGCTTTCAGACGATGCTCAACGCCCCTGTGCCCACCGACAACAGGGCGTCCTACCTGCAGGAGGCAGTCTCTGTTTTCACCGACATACTTTGCGGGGACTCATTGTAA
- the LOC123081568 gene encoding uncharacterized protein — protein sequence MADIAMLVAEEHEKRMKRGAPRTVAGAGEEASEGRVNFGAVTKVWGSWAESAAAAASGVKVHVAVLVRSDLVAAEPRSPVARAAFDGFFSA from the coding sequence ATGGCGGACATCGCGATGCTGGTGGCGGAGGAGCACGAGAAGAGGATGAAGCGAGGGGCGCCCCGCACggtcgccggcgccggcgaggaggcgtcCGAGGGGAGGGTGAACTTCGGGGCGGTGACCAAGGTGTGGGGCTCCTGGGCCgagtctgccgccgccgccgcgtccgggGTCAAGGTGCACGTCGCGGTGCTCGTCAGGTCCGACCTGGTGGCGGCCGAGCCCAGGAGCCCGGTCGCCCGGGCAGCCTTCGACGGCTTCTTCTCTGCTTGA